The DNA region ACAATTACTATATAAATATTGAGAAGTTACCTATTATATATAATGTTGACCAATTCAGTTTTGGAAAATTTAACAATTGGTTCAATGATAGCAATGATATTACTTCCTATGCTGATTAGTAAAGATATTATTATTGGCAAGGGTGAATAAGAAATAATACTGCTTAATAATCCTGCTTGGTTTATCAAAAACGAATTCATTGAGAATATCAACAGATAAAATAGAGGAATAGATATTAGAAACGAGACCAAGAGCATTCTCAAAGATTGGATTGCAACAAGTGTGGTTATATCTGACCTCGACATTCCAATACTCATCAAAATTCCCAGTTGACGACGATTTTGTGGTG from Bacillota bacterium includes:
- a CDS encoding FtsX-like permease family protein, whose protein sequence is MDVWVQIPSTAPQNRRQLGILMSIGMSRSDITTLVAIQSLRMLLVSFLISIPLFYLLIFSMNSFLINQAGLLSSIISYSPLPIIISLLISIGSNIIAIIEPIVKFSKTELVNIIYNR